The Aquificaceae bacterium genome contains the following window.
AAAGGCTATGTAGCACACGGGCATGGAAAAAGGTTAATACATTCCACCGTTTACATGGAGCACTTCACCCGTTATGTAGCCGGCATGCTCCGAGCACAGGAATAGGACCACACCCGCCACATCCTCTGGCTTTCCAAACCTTCCCAGAGGTATGTTTTTTAAATAGTTCTTCCTTATATCTTCTGAGAGCACGGCGGTCATGTCTGTTTCAATAAAGCCCGGTGCCACTGCGTTAACTGTAATGTTTCTACTTGCCAGCTCTTTGGCAAGGCTTTTGGTAAAGCCAAGTAGGGCAGATTTTGTAGAGGCGTAGTTTACCTGTCCTGGATTGCCCGTAAAGCCCACAACGGAGGATATGTTTATGACCCTTCCCCAGCGGTTTTTTAACATAGCCTTTGTGGCGAGGGATGTTATCAGAAAAGTGCCGGTAAGGTTTGTCCTTATTACCTCTTCCCAGTCCTTGAGGGACATTCTCAGAAAAAGCTTATCCCTGGTTATGCCTGCGTTGTTCACCAGTATGTCCACACCTCCCCACCTTTCCTCAACTCTTGCATAAGCTTCTCTTACTGAAGTTTCATCTGCCATGTTCATGGCAATTCCAAAAGCCTCAACACCGTTGCTTTCTCCTATCTGCCTTGCCACTTCTTCAGCCCTCAGCTCATCCCTTCCAGTTATAACTACCTTTGCACCCGCCCTTGCAAGAAACTCAGCTATTGACCTTCCAATGCCCCTTGTGGACCCTGTTACAAGG
Protein-coding sequences here:
- the fabG gene encoding 3-oxoacyl-[acyl-carrier-protein] reductase; this encodes MFCVDLSGKRALVTGSTRGIGRSIAEFLARAGAKVVITGRDELRAEEVARQIGESNGVEAFGIAMNMADETSVREAYARVEERWGGVDILVNNAGITRDKLFLRMSLKDWEEVIRTNLTGTFLITSLATKAMLKNRWGRVINISSVVGFTGNPGQVNYASTKSALLGFTKSLAKELASRNITVNAVAPGFIETDMTAVLSEDIRKNYLKNIPLGRFGKPEDVAGVVLFLCSEHAGYITGEVLHVNGGMY